The window GCCTTCCGAAATTTTCTTTTATCGTAAGAAAATCGGCAAGTATCTGCGTCGGATGATATTCGTCTGTCAGTCCGTTCCACACGGCAGCACCGGAATATTTTGCAAGGTCTTCAACCGTTTTCTGGCTGAAGCCGCGGAATTCTATGCCGTCAAACATTCTGCCGAGCACCCTCGCCGTGTCTTTAACGTCTTCCTTGTGCCCAAGCTGAATATCGTTTCTGCCGAGATATTCCGAATGTCCGCCCTCGTCAAAAGCCGCCACGGTGAATGCGCAGCGCGTGCGTGTCGATGGTTTTTCAAATATCAGGGCAATGTTTTTGCCGTCAAGCGCGTGCCCTCTTTCTCCGGCTTTCTTTTTGCGTTTAAGCTCTGCCGCCAAATCCACAAGGTATTCCACCTCTGCAGGCGTATGATGTTTCATTGTGAGAAGATGGCGTCCGTGCAGCTGTTCTTTCATTTACATTTCCTCCTTAAAGCTTTTCACAAGCTCAAAAAGTTTTTCTTCAAATTCACCGGCAGAGGCGTTGCAGAACGGCGTACCGTGTCTGAACATCACAAAGCCCGAAGGTGTTCCCGCTATGCCGAGGTCTGCGTTTGCCGCTTCCCTAGGTCCGTTGACCTCGCAGCCCATAACGGCTACGGTTGTTCCGTCGGGCAGATCGTCGGGCAAAAGGGCGCGAACCTTTTCGGCAAGGGTGATTACGTCTATTCTGCGACGTCCGCAGGTCGGGCAGCTGACAAGATTGTAACCTCGTTTTCTTATGCCTGCGGCGTTGAGTATGCTGTAGCCTGTTTTTACTTCTTCGACGGGGTCAGCTGTGAGGCTTACCCGTATCGTGTCTCCTATTCCCTGCAAAAGCATTGCGCCTATACCGACTGAGCCTTTGACAATTCCTGAAATTCCGAAGCCCGCCTCCGTTATGCCTATGTGCTGCGGGAAATTCCAGCGCTGCGCAAGTATGGTGTTTGCCCTGACGCTTTCCTGAACGCTGCTTGATTTTGCGGAAATTATTACGTTGTCAAAATTATTGTCAAGCAGAAGCCTCAGCTGTTCTTCAACCGCCGAAACG of the Candidatus Equadaptatus faecalis genome contains:
- the ispG gene encoding flavodoxin-dependent (E)-4-hydroxy-3-methylbut-2-enyl-diphosphate synthase, whose product is MSAKVVDVNGLKIGGNNPVRVESMLTARLSDPDACFEETERLREAGCELARVAFPSMDTAQQFRELVSRSKLRLMADIHFNHKFALSALDSGCPSVRINPGNMSSPQAVPEIVAAAKANGAVIRIGANGGSLNASQLAAANGDRALALVSAVEEQLRLLLDNNFDNVIISAKSSSVQESVRANTILAQRWNFPQHIGITEAGFGISGIVKGSVGIGAMLLQGIGDTIRVSLTADPVEEVKTGYSILNAAGIRKRGYNLVSCPTCGRRRIDVITLAEKVRALLPDDLPDGTTVAVMGCEVNGPREAANADLGIAGTPSGFVMFRHGTPFCNASAGEFEEKLFELVKSFKEEM